Proteins found in one Pseudodesulfovibrio sp. S3 genomic segment:
- a CDS encoding rhodanese-like domain-containing protein, which yields MPRTYSYVACLLLALCFVGFRPAWADENEAWWSSAKAEAEREGYALLDDAGLKALIESGGDMVLLDARADYEFAAGHIPKAVNLEFDLGDNMDLPQAKGQALEALTGDKKRALVIYCRSFRULRSSIAARWAVRLGYSRVYRYPAGFHGWKARYPDLVVGVKEEKHILTVGDSFPTCRVAVLNGDEDRAYLDLPEGTRFLQLSELKARFLLIQLYNTLCSDCVAETKKLTRFFKQVEADPVLAGRLKIIGLGVYDSNRAVVSFRKHYDVAYPLFSDKGGQIFECLGQAELPLAYLVRAEGDGTWTIELIKRGYFEPDERFLSVLRAAVVKAEGTD from the coding sequence ATGCCAAGAACATATTCCTATGTTGCATGTCTGCTCCTCGCCTTGTGCTTTGTGGGCTTCCGGCCCGCATGGGCGGATGAAAACGAGGCATGGTGGTCCTCTGCCAAGGCCGAGGCGGAGCGTGAGGGGTATGCCCTGCTGGACGACGCGGGGCTCAAGGCGCTCATCGAGAGCGGCGGGGACATGGTCCTGCTCGATGCGCGGGCCGATTATGAGTTCGCGGCCGGGCATATTCCGAAAGCCGTCAACCTGGAATTCGACCTGGGCGACAACATGGACCTGCCACAGGCCAAGGGCCAGGCCCTGGAAGCCCTGACCGGCGACAAGAAGCGGGCCTTGGTCATCTATTGCCGGAGCTTCAGGTGACTGCGCAGCTCCATTGCGGCGCGCTGGGCAGTGCGTCTCGGTTATTCACGGGTATACCGATATCCGGCAGGGTTCCACGGCTGGAAGGCGCGGTATCCCGATCTCGTGGTCGGAGTGAAGGAAGAAAAGCATATCCTGACCGTGGGGGATTCGTTCCCAACCTGTCGGGTGGCGGTGTTGAACGGGGACGAGGACCGGGCATACCTGGACCTGCCCGAAGGGACCAGGTTCCTGCAACTCTCGGAATTGAAGGCCCGGTTCCTGCTTATCCAGCTCTACAACACCCTGTGCAGCGATTGCGTGGCCGAAACCAAGAAGCTGACGCGGTTTTTCAAGCAGGTGGAGGCGGACCCGGTGCTGGCCGGGCGGCTCAAGATCATCGGCCTTGGGGTCTACGATTCCAACAGGGCCGTGGTCAGCTTCAGGAAACATTACGATGTGGCCTACCCTCTGTTCTCGGACAAGGGCGGACAGATTTTCGAGTGCCTGGGCCAGGCAGAACTGCCGTTGGCCTATCTGGTGCGCGCCGAAGGCGACGGCACCTGGACCATAGAACTGATCAAGCGCGGGTATTTCGAGCCGGACGAGCGGTTCCTGAGCGTGCTCCGTGCAGCCGTTGTCAAGGCCGAGGGGACTGACTAG